Proteins encoded by one window of Mastacembelus armatus chromosome 23, fMasArm1.2, whole genome shotgun sequence:
- the igf1 gene encoding insulin-like growth factor 1 isoform X1 encodes MSSALSSQWHLCDVFKSAMCCISCSHTLSLLLCVLTLTPTATGAGPETLCGAELVDTLQFVCGSRGFYFNKPGYGPSTRRSRGIVDECCFQSCELRRLEMYCAPAKTSKPARSVRSQRHTDMPRAPKVSTAGHKVDKGTERRTAQQPDKTKNKKKPLPGHSHSSFKEVHQKNSSRGNTGGRNYRM; translated from the exons ATGTCTAGCGCTCTTTCCTCTCAGTGGCATTTATGTGATGTCTTCAAG AGTGCGATGTGCTGTATCTCCTGTAGCCACACCCTCTCGCTACTGCTGTGCGTCCTCACCCTGACTCCGACGGCAACAGGGGCGGGCCCAGAGACCCTGTGCGGGGCGGAGCTGGTCGACacgctgcagtttgtgtgtggaaGCAGAGGCTTTTATTTCA ATAAACCAGGCTATGGTCCCAGTACACGGCGGTCACGTGGCATTGTGGACGAGTGCTGCTTCCAAAGCTGTGAGCTGCGGCGCCTGGAGATGTACTGTGCACCTGCCAAGACGAGCAAGCCAGCTCGCTCTGTGCGTTCACAGCGCCACACAGACATGCCGAGAGCACCCAAGGTTAGTACCGCAGGGCACAAAGTGGACAAGGGCACAGAGCGTAGGACAGCACAGCAGccagacaagacaaaaaacaagaag AAACCTTTACCTGGACATAGTCATTCATCTTTCAAG GAGGTGCATCAGAAAAACTCAAGTCGAGGCAACACGGGGGGCAGAAATTACAGAATGTAG
- the igf1 gene encoding insulin-like growth factor 1 isoform X2, whose amino-acid sequence MSSALSSQWHLCDVFKSAMCCISCSHTLSLLLCVLTLTPTATGAGPETLCGAELVDTLQFVCGSRGFYFNKPGYGPSTRRSRGIVDECCFQSCELRRLEMYCAPAKTSKPARSVRSQRHTDMPRAPKVSTAGHKVDKGTERRTAQQPDKTKNKKEVHQKNSSRGNTGGRNYRM is encoded by the exons ATGTCTAGCGCTCTTTCCTCTCAGTGGCATTTATGTGATGTCTTCAAG AGTGCGATGTGCTGTATCTCCTGTAGCCACACCCTCTCGCTACTGCTGTGCGTCCTCACCCTGACTCCGACGGCAACAGGGGCGGGCCCAGAGACCCTGTGCGGGGCGGAGCTGGTCGACacgctgcagtttgtgtgtggaaGCAGAGGCTTTTATTTCA ATAAACCAGGCTATGGTCCCAGTACACGGCGGTCACGTGGCATTGTGGACGAGTGCTGCTTCCAAAGCTGTGAGCTGCGGCGCCTGGAGATGTACTGTGCACCTGCCAAGACGAGCAAGCCAGCTCGCTCTGTGCGTTCACAGCGCCACACAGACATGCCGAGAGCACCCAAGGTTAGTACCGCAGGGCACAAAGTGGACAAGGGCACAGAGCGTAGGACAGCACAGCAGccagacaagacaaaaaacaagaag GAGGTGCATCAGAAAAACTCAAGTCGAGGCAACACGGGGGGCAGAAATTACAGAATGTAG
- the igf1 gene encoding insulin-like growth factor 1 isoform X3, with amino-acid sequence MCCISCSHTLSLLLCVLTLTPTATGAGPETLCGAELVDTLQFVCGSRGFYFNKPGYGPSTRRSRGIVDECCFQSCELRRLEMYCAPAKTSKPARSVRSQRHTDMPRAPKVSTAGHKVDKGTERRTAQQPDKTKNKKKPLPGHSHSSFKEVHQKNSSRGNTGGRNYRM; translated from the exons ATGTGCTGTATCTCCTGTAGCCACACCCTCTCGCTACTGCTGTGCGTCCTCACCCTGACTCCGACGGCAACAGGGGCGGGCCCAGAGACCCTGTGCGGGGCGGAGCTGGTCGACacgctgcagtttgtgtgtggaaGCAGAGGCTTTTATTTCA ATAAACCAGGCTATGGTCCCAGTACACGGCGGTCACGTGGCATTGTGGACGAGTGCTGCTTCCAAAGCTGTGAGCTGCGGCGCCTGGAGATGTACTGTGCACCTGCCAAGACGAGCAAGCCAGCTCGCTCTGTGCGTTCACAGCGCCACACAGACATGCCGAGAGCACCCAAGGTTAGTACCGCAGGGCACAAAGTGGACAAGGGCACAGAGCGTAGGACAGCACAGCAGccagacaagacaaaaaacaagaag AAACCTTTACCTGGACATAGTCATTCATCTTTCAAG GAGGTGCATCAGAAAAACTCAAGTCGAGGCAACACGGGGGGCAGAAATTACAGAATGTAG
- the igf1 gene encoding insulin-like growth factor 1 isoform X4, whose protein sequence is MSSALSSQWHLCDVFKSAMCCISCSHTLSLLLCVLTLTPTATGAGPETLCGAELVDTLQFVCGSRGFYFNKPGYGPSTRRSRGIVDECCFQSCELRRLEMYCAPAKTSKPARSVRSQRHTDMPRAPKEVHQKNSSRGNTGGRNYRM, encoded by the exons ATGTCTAGCGCTCTTTCCTCTCAGTGGCATTTATGTGATGTCTTCAAG AGTGCGATGTGCTGTATCTCCTGTAGCCACACCCTCTCGCTACTGCTGTGCGTCCTCACCCTGACTCCGACGGCAACAGGGGCGGGCCCAGAGACCCTGTGCGGGGCGGAGCTGGTCGACacgctgcagtttgtgtgtggaaGCAGAGGCTTTTATTTCA ATAAACCAGGCTATGGTCCCAGTACACGGCGGTCACGTGGCATTGTGGACGAGTGCTGCTTCCAAAGCTGTGAGCTGCGGCGCCTGGAGATGTACTGTGCACCTGCCAAGACGAGCAAGCCAGCTCGCTCTGTGCGTTCACAGCGCCACACAGACATGCCGAGAGCACCCAAG GAGGTGCATCAGAAAAACTCAAGTCGAGGCAACACGGGGGGCAGAAATTACAGAATGTAG